A region of Lacinutrix sp. Hel_I_90 DNA encodes the following proteins:
- a CDS encoding phage tail protein, giving the protein MDPFIGQIQPFGFNFAPRGWAKCDGTLIAISSNTALFSLLGATFGGDGRTTFALPDLRGRSIVHIGHGPGLSTVTWGEKGGVEQLNITQANMPSHSHALVNGTANVDVFTTDSASATADTDGGANALGTGTEMPDIFRESPTSADKLGGVNISGTTTASGGSIPMQSRNPFLGINVCIAQVGIFPSRS; this is encoded by the coding sequence ATGGATCCATTTATAGGACAAATTCAACCGTTCGGTTTTAATTTTGCACCGCGTGGTTGGGCAAAATGCGACGGAACACTAATTGCTATTAGTAGCAATACCGCTTTATTTTCTTTATTAGGAGCAACATTTGGAGGTGATGGTAGAACAACTTTTGCCCTTCCGGATTTACGTGGAAGAAGTATCGTCCATATTGGGCATGGCCCTGGACTCTCAACGGTGACTTGGGGAGAAAAAGGAGGTGTTGAGCAACTTAATATTACACAGGCAAATATGCCTTCACATTCACATGCATTAGTTAATGGCACAGCTAATGTTGATGTTTTTACAACAGACAGTGCAAGCGCGACAGCAGATACTGATGGGGGAGCAAATGCATTAGGTACAGGAACAGAAATGCCCGATATTTTTCGTGAGTCACCAACTTCGGCCGATAAGCTTGGAGGTGTTAATATTTCTGGAACAACAACGGCCTCTGGAGGGAGCATTCCAATGCAAAGCAGAAATCCTTTTTTAGGAATAAATGTATGTATTGCGCAGGTAGGTATTTTTCCTTCAAGAAGTTAA